A stretch of DNA from Mycobacteriales bacterium:
AAGACAAGCCTCACCGTTGCAGCTCGTGCTCCTCGCGCTTACCAGCCAGCGCCTGCTCGAGGCTCTCCAGAAGCCGGCGGGCGTTCTGGGGCCCGTGCAGAAGGTGCGCTGTCTCTTGTAGCGCGTCGTACTCCTGACGGGAGAGCAAGACGGCGTCCCCGCGGCGCGACGTGAACTCAGCCGTCGACCGCACCGGCCCGGACGCCGGACAGGTGGCGGAGGCGGATGGGAATCGAACCCGCCGATGGGGGTTTTGTGACACCCTTCGCCACCTGGCACTTCGGCCGCACGGCAGACAGAGTTATACCGTGCGACCTGCGGAAA
This window harbors:
- a CDS encoding type II toxin-antitoxin system Phd/YefM family antitoxin, yielding MSQNPHRRVRFPSASATCPASGPVRSTAEFTSRRGDAVLLSRQEYDALQETAHLLHGPQNARRLLESLEQALAGKREEHELQR